In Kaistella sp. 97-N-M2, the sequence ATTGCAAAACAATTATTACGATCTGGAACAAGCATTGGCGCTAATTCATTTGAAGCGCAAAATCCATACAGCAGAAAAGATTTTATTCATAAGATAAAAATTGCTGCAAAAGAAGTTGAAGAAACAAAATATTGGCTCTTTCTGTGCAAACATTCCAAATCATATCCTTTCGATGAAAAACTGGAAACTCAAATTACCGAAATAGGTAAAATTATTTATAAAATTTTAAGCACAAGTTTATCTAAAGATA encodes:
- a CDS encoding four helix bundle protein, translating into MINFENNPLLQKTVQFSLDIIDYCELLEEKRKFVIAKQLLRSGTSIGANSFEAQNPYSRKDFIHKIKIAAKEVEETKYWLFLCKHSKSYPFDEKLETQITEIGKIIYKILSTSLSKDIPHNI